From Punica granatum isolate Tunisia-2019 chromosome 1, ASM765513v2, whole genome shotgun sequence:
GATCGAAATGAGGGCATCACCATATCCAACTGGATCTGTCAAGTTTGATTCAATTGCAACAAATCATGAGAACCTGAAAGACGGTATACAGCAGGACAAAGAATGCGCATATGTGAAACTTACCACCATCCTCTCGTAGAATCTTGACAATTTCTCCAGACACATCAGACTGCCAAAGAACAACCGGATAATAAGCGCATATTAATGAAGTTTCAAAGATGTGACAGGTAAAGGGGGAACAGACCTCGATTGGGATTTCACCACCGAGCTGTTCAATGTAGCAGAGCACTTGTCCTTCCTTCGCGATTTGCTTCTGTTAAAAGATGAAGACTTGTATCAGCAGAAgctaaatggaaaaaatcaaGGCCACTCGACCTTAAGTTTatcaagaagaaaatttttatatagtaCATCCCACACCTCTTTACATGCAGGAGGCGCCCGTTTACCCTTTATGGTGCGGGACCTTCGGAAAAACCCCACCTGGTTCATGTGAATGTCAGATAGAGAAGGCTATTATGTTCTTAATCAAAGAAAATGTCTTGCAAGAAAATGCAAATTGTGAAAGCATTTTCTCATAAAAGACAAGCCGGTCCTCACCCTCGGAGATTGAAGAATCACTAGGCCTTCGTCAGCGGCTTTGTCAAGCAATGTTGAGCTTCCATCTGGAGAGAGTTGAAGTTTGGATATAGCTAATGAAGAGCTTGAAATTGAATCATTTGTGTTGGTGTTGCTAGGAGTCGATTCGGCATAGACTggtggaggtggaggaggagtAACTGTTTGTTCTCTGTTCACTTCTCTCAATACATACAACCGAAACCCATCGAGCTAAAGAAATGCAGTAATATATAGTCAAACAGCATGTCTTTCTATCatgaagaaagagaaaaagtaaCAATATCTAAATTCTTGTTCAGTCAAAATATTTTCACTCGTATGAAGAGGTAAAAAAAATCGAATACTGGATATCACCTTCAACTCAAATTCTGCAATTGATGCTGTATCACAAATATCAGCGACCAGAGATTCCACCTGCAAAAGGAGAATCCAcctgtatttatatataatagtcgTTCGAAGGTTGAGTGGGGCGGAAAATCACTCTTGTCAACTTAAGAGAGGTTAGAGCAATAACCACAGAGATATAGCAAGTTTTTTCATCTCTTGGATAACGATATTCTGTTGACAGAAGCAATCTAAGGAATATTAGTTAACCTCGGCACGATTTGGCACGAGCTGACTGGTTGAACTGGAATTCTCACCCTCTAACGAACCATCCAGAACAATTTCGTCAGCTGTCGCTGCATCCAAGAGAGCCTCATAAAGTAAGTTACAGTATTCATTTacaaggaagaaaaagaaagattatATCCAATGGACCTGATAATGTACATCTAGACATTTTCAGGAATCATCTGATGATCTGAGAATAATCAGAAACTTGTTACTTACCTAGGGTTTCAGAATTAGAAGTAGCACAGCAGACAGTGCGTAGTTTATCTGATTGCCGGAATGCCACTAAACCTGCATACTTTGGGGCATTCGGAACTATCAGAGTTCTTCTACTATCCCATTTACTTGTATATCTAATTCTTACTCCACGAAAGTTGAAGCTCGATATCTTGATGTTTGACGCTCCTAAGCCACCTGAAAATATATGAACAACAAACTATAGCTTTAGATTCAAGCATTAAATATAACTCGCTTCACATGGGAACTGTCCCCCAAAGATTTTACCACAAAACAAAGAACCCAATTGTCAATCAAGATTACAATAAATAGCTTCAGATGAGATTCAAATTGGCATTTCAAATTTCTTGAAATATCATTTTAGCAGATTACAGCAGTTACAGAGACGGGGCTCGTCTGCCAATTCAGCAAAATTTTGACATAACACTCCAAAATTCTTACTAAATTTTTAATACAGGTATCTTTTCAAACTCATGCTTATGCTGAATTTTCACGAACTTGGTAAATACTTCACATAATCTCACCAAATTTCATCTACCAGaatgattttcaaaatccCAGTTCTGTTCACGGCTTAGCACATGCACAAGTATTAGCTACGTCCAATCTCGAAATTATCcccttccccccccccccccccccccccaaatcAATGGCGCCTCTCAGGGGCTTTGCATAAATGGCAGGGCACACGAAACAGGTCGAAATCAAAGAAGAAGTTCAGGCACAAAACAGATATGTATGCAATCACCACGAACCACATATTCAATTGAAGCTTGGCAAGAAATTCCAAGCAAAGCTCACATTTACTGATACCCAAACGCTAAGTGAAAGATTGCTgcttttagagagagagagagagagagagagagagagagagagagcttacACGAAGCCA
This genomic window contains:
- the LOC116215649 gene encoding uncharacterized protein LOC116215649; the protein is MLSMASCGLGASNIKISSFNFRGVRIRYTSKWDSRRTLIVPNAPKYAGLVAFRQSDKLRTVCCATSNSETLATADEIVLDGSLEGENSSSTSQLVPNRAEVESLVADICDTASIAEFELKLDGFRLYVLREVNREQTVTPPPPPPVYAESTPSNTNTNDSISSSSLAISKLQLSPDGSSTLLDKAADEGLVILQSPRVGFFRRSRTIKGKRAPPACKEKQIAKEGQVLCYIEQLGGEIPIESDVSGEIVKILREDGDPVGYGDALISILPSFPGIKKLQ